In Malus sylvestris chromosome 15, drMalSylv7.2, whole genome shotgun sequence, a single genomic region encodes these proteins:
- the LOC126603537 gene encoding patatin-like protein 2, whose amino-acid sequence MERSGSVERPPVLGKMVRVLSIDGGGIRGLIPATILAFLESELQKLDGEDARIADYFDVIAGTSTGGLVTAMLAAPNENNRPLFAAKDIIDFYFHHCPKIFPQNTCPIFRYTIKIIKALAGPKYNGKYLHSLIREKMGNKKLHETLTNVVIPTFDIKNLQPTVFSNHRVKRKPSYNALLSDICIATSAAPTYLPAHYFKTKDAAGRDKEFNLIDGGVAANNPTLLAVCEMTNEIKKENPVLFPVKPVDYGRFLVISLGTGSSKAELKYHARSAAKWGLLNWLTSGGSTPIIDVFSQASADMVDLHLSGVFQALHSEKNYLRIQDDTLHGTISSVDIATKKNLANLVKVGEGLLKQQVSRVNLDSGKFEASNHETNAEALIRFAKLLSKEKRSRQAGSTNGNAESTY is encoded by the exons atGGAAAGAAGCGGTAGCGTAGAGCGCCCCCCAGTCTTAGGAAAGATGGTCAGAGTTCTCAGTATCGATGGGGGCGGAATAAGAGGCCTCATTCCGGCAACCATTCTTGCTTTCCTTGAATCTGAACTTCAG AAGCTGGATGGTGAAGATGCAAGAATCGCCGACTATTTTGATGTGATTGCAGGAACAAGCACAGGTGGTCTTGTGACTGCTATGCTCGCAGCCCCAAACGAGAATAACCGCCCACTATTCGCCGCCAAAGATATAATTGACTTCTACTTTCATCACTGCCCTAAAATCTTCCCCCAGAACAC TTGCCCAATTTTTCGTTATACGATAAAGATTATTAAAGCTCTAGCAGGACCAAAATACAATGGAAAATATCTGCATAGCTTGATCAGAGAAAAAATGGGCAACAAAAAACTACATGAAACATTGACTAATGTTGTCATTCCCACGTTTGACATCAAGAATCTCCAGCCAACTGTCTTCTCCAACCATAGG GTGAAAAGGAAGCCATCCTACAATGCCTTACTCTCTGACATATGCATTGCAACCTCAGCAGCACCAACTTATCTTCCAGCTCATTATTTTAAAACCAAGGACGCTGCAGGCAGAGATAAAGAATTCAACCTTATAGATGGCGGCGTGGCTGCAAATAATCCA ACTTTACTTGCTGTTTGTGAAATGACGAACGAAATAAAGAAGGAGAATCCAGTCCTCTTTCCCGTGAAACCTGTGGACTATGGGAGATTTCTAGTGATATCATTAGGAACTGGCTCATCAAAAGCTGAACTGAAATACCATGCACGTTCTGCAGCAAAATGGGGCCTGTTGAATTGGTTAACCAGCGGTGGCTCCACCCCAATCATTGATGTTTTCAGTCAAGCAAGCGCTGACATGGTTGATCTTCACCTTTCTGGAGTTTTCCAAGCCCTTCATTCTGAAAAAAACTATCTTAGAATTCAG GATGATACCCTTCATGGGACCATATCTTCTGTGGATATAGCCACGAAGAAGAATTTGGCCAATCTTGTGAAAGTTGGTGAAGGGTTATTGAAACAACAAGTTTCTCGGGTTAATTTGGACAGCGGTAAATTTGAGGCTTCTAATCATGAGACAAATGCAGAGGCTCTTATAAG GTTTGCTAAACTACTCTCGAAAGAGAAGAGGAGTCGCCAAGCAGGGTCAACCAACGGGAATGCTGAAAGTACTTACTGA